The Oryzihumus leptocrescens sequence TTCGTCGACCACCTCGTCGAGGTGGTCCGGGCCGAGCGGGTCGACGCGGTGCTCGTCAGCGGCGACGTCTACGACCGGGCGCTGCCCGCGCCGGAGACGGTCGCTCTGCTCTCCGAGGCGGTCACCCGCCTCATCGACGCCGGCGCACAGGTCGTGCTGTCCAGCGGCAACCACGACTCGGCGATCCGGCTGGGCTTCGCCGCGGAGCTGCTCGAGCGCGCCGGGCTGCACATCCGCACCGGGCTGTCCTCGATCGGCCGGCCGGTGATGGTCGGCGACGTCGCGGTGCACCCGCTGCCCTACCTCGAACCGTCGGTGGCCGCCGACCGGCTCGGGGCCGGCGAGCGCACCCACGCCGCGGTGCTGGGGGCGGCCATGGAGCGGGTGCGCGCCGACCTGGCCGGGCGCGGCGGGCGTTCGGTGGTCATGGCGCACGCCTTCGTCACCGGTGGGGCGACCAGCGAGTCCGAGCGCGACATCAGCGTCGGCGGGGTCAGCGCCGTTCACCCCTCCACGTTCGACGGTGTCGACTACGTCGCCCTGGGCCACCTGCACGGCCGCCAGCAGGTCGACGACGGGCAGCGCTACTCCGGGTCCCCGGTGCCGCTGTCCTTCTCCGAGGTCAACCACACCAAGGGGTCCTGGCTGGTGGAGCTCGACCCCGCCGGTGTCGAGGTGAGCGCGGTCGAGGCGCCGGTGCACAAGCCGCTCGCGGTGCTGCGCGGCACCCTCGAGGAGCTGCTGGCCGACCCCCGGCACGCCGGGGCCGAGAAGGCCTGGTGCCAGGTGACGCTCACGGACAGCGTGCGC is a genomic window containing:
- a CDS encoding exonuclease SbcCD subunit D; the protein is MRLIHTSDWHLGRSFHRVGLLDAQAAFVDHLVEVVRAERVDAVLVSGDVYDRALPAPETVALLSEAVTRLIDAGAQVVLSSGNHDSAIRLGFAAELLERAGLHIRTGLSSIGRPVMVGDVAVHPLPYLEPSVAADRLGAGERTHAAVLGAAMERVRADLAGRGGRSVVMAHAFVTGGATSESERDISVGGVSAVHPSTFDGVDYVALGHLHGRQQVDDGQRYSGSPVPLSFSEVNHTKGSWLVELDPAGVEVSAVEAPVHKPLAVLRGTLEELLADPRHAGAEKAWCQVTLTDSVRPLGAMDRLRERFPDTLVLQFDPQGVRELPTPYAAAVRQRDDLDLCCDFLAHVRGGNPPTEAERTLLGSAVEGSRRDRARHDDEGQTDARDARSGAA